From a region of the Helicoverpa armigera isolate CAAS_96S chromosome 14, ASM3070526v1, whole genome shotgun sequence genome:
- the LOC135117751 gene encoding uncharacterized protein LOC135117751: MVSFDVQSLFTCLPVEDCIKIVSKKLAENNMPTEYAELLKHCLTSGYLLWNNHFYTQVDGVAMGSPVSPIVADIFMEDFEERALQSAPITPKFYKRYVDDTFTILPSDKVTAFLNHLNSINPKIQFTMESEANNSLAFLDVLVIRNPNNTLSHTVYRKKTHTDKYLHGESHHHPTQLSTVGKSLFQRARGICDEQHLGAELQHVKQVLHDNKLRVPRPRRRTRVKPATVERLPAVLPYIRGVTDKIGYILKRASIKTYFKPLKKISQFLPPVKCHIPLQDAGVYKLECDCGLSYIGQTKRSIGTRVKEHIADVKHRRSRQSAVCEHTLDKAQHYIRFDKPQVLAKENRFLPRMIREAIEIKKHPNFNREDGWVIPPAWNPIIETIKSKSKPTTARPKDTVSSFCVNRIVNNN; the protein is encoded by the coding sequence ATGGTCAGTTTTGATGTTCAGTCATTGTTTACATGCTTACCCGTTGAAGACTGCATCAAGATTGTGTCTAAGAAACTAGCAGAGAATAACATGCCTACTGAATATGCTGAACTGTTAAAACATTGCCTAACATCTGGCTATTTACTGTGGAATAATCACTTCTACACGCAAGTGGATGGTGTAGCAATGGGCTCCCCAGTATCTCCCATTGTTGCTGATATCTTCATGGAGGATTTTGAGGAGCGAGCCCTGCAATCTGCACCCATAACACCCAAATTCTACAAGCGGTACGTAGATGATACTTTCACAATACTACCATCTGACAAAGTCACAgcatttttaaatcatcttaaCTCCATAAACCCCAAAATTCAATTCACTATGGAGTCAGAGGCAAACAACTCCTTAGCTTTCTTAGATGTTTTGGTTATCCGTAACCCTAATAACACCTTGAGTCACACTGTGTATCGGAAGAAAACCCATACAGACAAATACCTTCATGGTGAGTCCCACCACCACCCAACACAGTTATCTACCGTTGGTAAATCTTTGTTTCAGAGAGCACGTGGGATCTGCGATGAACAACACCTGGGTGCTGAGCttcaacatgttaagcaagtactgcacgacaacaagctccgagtaccgcgccctcgtcgcagaacccgcgtgaaaccagccacagttgagcgtctacctgctgttcttccatacataagaggagtcacagacaagattggctacatcttgaagcgagcttcaatcaaaacctacttcaagccgctgaagaagattagtcaattcttaccacctgtcaagtgtcacatacctctacaagatgcgggtgtatacaagcttgaatgtgattgtggtctctcttacataggccaaactaaaagaagcatagggacccgcgtaaaagaacacatcgccgatgtcaaacaccgccgttccagacagtcagcagtttgtgaacacacactagacaaggcccagcattacatcagatttgataaaccacaagtccttgcaaaagaaaaccgattcctacctaggatgattcgcgaggctattgaaattaaaaaacatccaaatttcaatagagaagatggctgggtcataccacctgcttggaatcccatcatagaaactattaaatcaaaatccaagcctacaactgctcgacctaaggatacagttagctcgttttgcgtgaatcggattgtcaataataattaa